Proteins from a single region of Bremerella sp. JC817:
- a CDS encoding BON domain-containing protein, whose amino-acid sequence MQDVTAIASTVHQALSANPHFPSRHLQVEGSEGRVILKGRVGSYFQKQMAQEAVRRVDGVHEVENQLEVDWL is encoded by the coding sequence ATGCAAGACGTGACCGCGATTGCCAGCACTGTTCATCAGGCCCTTTCGGCCAACCCTCACTTCCCCAGCCGCCATCTTCAGGTGGAAGGAAGCGAAGGTCGCGTGATCTTGAAGGGTCGCGTGGGCAGCTATTTCCAAAAGCAGATGGCCCAAGAGGCCGTTCGCCGCGTCGATGGCGTGCATGAAGTTGAAAATCAACTGGAAGTCGATTGGCTCTAA
- the tpx gene encoding thiol peroxidase, with product MSRPAAITFKGNPMTLVGEEVQVGQAAPDFKLHAFGPQGLTAITVSDLKGKPSILSVVPSLDTGVCQVQTKKFNESLGEMGDSINALTISLDLPFAQNRFCGAENITNIKQYSDYQERSFGNNWGMLIDELKLLARGTFVLDSEGKVVYAETCKEVTEEPNYDAALAALKSLL from the coding sequence ATGAGCCGCCCCGCAGCGATTACGTTCAAAGGCAACCCGATGACCCTGGTTGGCGAAGAAGTCCAAGTGGGCCAAGCTGCCCCTGACTTCAAGCTGCACGCATTTGGTCCTCAGGGCCTGACCGCGATCACCGTATCCGACCTGAAGGGTAAGCCCAGCATTTTGAGCGTGGTTCCTTCGCTCGATACCGGTGTCTGCCAGGTTCAGACCAAGAAGTTCAACGAAAGCCTCGGCGAAATGGGCGATTCGATCAACGCCCTGACGATCAGCTTGGACCTGCCTTTCGCCCAGAATCGCTTCTGCGGTGCTGAAAACATCACCAACATCAAGCAGTACAGCGATTACCAGGAACGCAGCTTCGGTAACAACTGGGGCATGCTGATCGACGAACTGAAACTGCTGGCCCGTGGCACATTTGTGCTCGATAGCGAAGGCAAAGTCGTCTACGCTGAAACCTGTAAGGAAGTCACCGAAGAGCCCAACTACGACGCTGCCCTGGCCGCGCTGAAGTCGCTCCTCTAA
- a CDS encoding PVC-type heme-binding CxxCH protein: MLDPRFQLEQIAQQPEIVTPIGITFDQHGDLLVIESHTHHRQADYQGPPTDRIRRFADTDNDGKLDTWSTFYEGTEATMSLVAASDGSIYVATRMEVFRLRDTNGDKVADKRDEIAHLETAGRYPHNGLAGIAFGPDGFLYFGLGENLGEPYALVGSDGAKLSGGGEGGTIYRCRMDGSGLERLATGVWNPFGMIFDPSGRLFMVDNDPDSRPPCRLLQIVPGGDYGYQFRYGRTGVHPLQAWNGELPGTLPMVAGTGEAPSGVLWYHGELWGSSWGDHRVETFRLGHNGAGVQATPQTVVQGDHNFRPVDFAVAPDGSLYFTDWVDRSYPVHGKGAIWRLSWKGSPPTDTPLPLSAEEQQAAKLRQEPTLAALDSDDPFLRQAATYGLSQNPEMLAGIDWTSVPTGTQRLGVLEAIHWNQEATFPETNPQQLRKALNDQDDRVRMYAMRWIADQKRTEFLPDLQQRLKVATPTVREFPVLLSTISWLESGNAGGKNDIVEQRMLADIVRDEKQSAELRTLALKLIVPGGNQLKLEEIRALVDSASAELAQQAMQSIYLRGGSEAEKLAEAIAMDRKRSPELRAMAIVGLSDHADQFQKQLEILSQDSNEVVQREAKRTLDSEMVANPTPPDDLDQWLTRIAGVGDVAAGRRTFLSSQGGYCIRCHRFDGSGADVGPDLTYIGQRMTKKKLLESILQPSREIAPMYVPKVVLTDDGRLHIGYPITDPKVNEKRLFVDTAGQRFELEPTSIEEEKDSDKSIMPAGFQQVLTPEEMRDLIAFLLATPQS, encoded by the coding sequence GTGCTCGACCCACGTTTTCAACTGGAACAAATTGCGCAGCAGCCCGAGATCGTCACGCCAATCGGAATCACATTCGACCAGCATGGGGACTTGCTGGTGATCGAATCGCACACGCATCATCGCCAGGCCGATTACCAAGGCCCGCCCACGGATCGCATCCGCCGCTTCGCCGATACCGATAACGATGGCAAGCTCGATACCTGGAGCACGTTTTACGAAGGAACCGAAGCGACGATGAGTCTGGTCGCCGCCAGTGATGGTTCGATCTACGTTGCCACACGCATGGAAGTCTTTCGACTACGCGACACCAACGGTGACAAAGTTGCCGACAAGCGAGACGAAATCGCTCACTTGGAAACGGCAGGACGCTATCCCCACAACGGCCTGGCCGGCATCGCCTTTGGTCCGGATGGTTTTTTGTACTTCGGTCTGGGCGAGAACCTTGGCGAACCGTACGCCTTGGTGGGGAGCGATGGCGCGAAGCTTTCTGGCGGAGGCGAAGGAGGCACGATTTATCGTTGCCGCATGGATGGCTCGGGACTGGAACGCCTCGCTACCGGTGTTTGGAATCCGTTCGGTATGATCTTCGATCCCTCAGGCCGCTTGTTCATGGTCGACAATGATCCAGACAGCCGCCCACCATGTCGCTTGCTGCAAATTGTTCCTGGGGGCGACTATGGCTATCAATTCCGCTACGGTCGCACCGGCGTGCATCCGCTACAGGCCTGGAATGGCGAACTGCCGGGCACATTGCCGATGGTTGCCGGAACGGGCGAAGCACCCAGCGGCGTGCTGTGGTACCACGGTGAACTTTGGGGCAGCAGTTGGGGCGACCATCGCGTTGAAACGTTCCGTCTTGGCCATAACGGCGCTGGCGTGCAAGCCACACCACAGACCGTCGTTCAAGGCGATCACAACTTTCGCCCGGTCGATTTCGCGGTCGCTCCGGATGGCTCGCTCTATTTCACGGACTGGGTCGATCGTAGTTATCCGGTCCATGGCAAAGGTGCCATCTGGCGGCTTTCGTGGAAAGGGTCGCCGCCGACCGACACTCCCCTCCCGCTTTCCGCGGAAGAGCAGCAAGCCGCCAAGTTGCGTCAGGAACCAACCCTCGCGGCACTCGACTCCGACGATCCTTTCCTACGGCAGGCCGCCACGTATGGGCTTTCGCAAAACCCAGAAATGCTGGCCGGCATCGACTGGACTTCGGTGCCGACCGGTACCCAGCGGCTCGGCGTGCTCGAAGCCATTCACTGGAACCAGGAAGCGACGTTCCCGGAGACGAATCCGCAGCAGCTACGAAAGGCGCTCAACGATCAGGACGATCGTGTTCGGATGTATGCGATGCGCTGGATCGCCGATCAGAAGCGAACCGAGTTCCTGCCTGACTTGCAGCAGCGATTGAAGGTAGCCACACCGACCGTTCGTGAGTTTCCGGTGTTGCTCAGTACCATTTCGTGGCTGGAGTCGGGCAACGCAGGCGGAAAGAACGATATTGTCGAGCAGCGCATGCTGGCCGACATCGTTCGCGACGAGAAGCAGTCGGCCGAACTGCGGACGTTGGCTCTGAAGTTGATCGTCCCCGGTGGCAATCAACTGAAGCTAGAAGAGATTCGTGCGCTCGTCGACAGCGCGTCGGCGGAACTTGCTCAGCAGGCGATGCAATCGATCTACCTTCGTGGCGGTTCCGAGGCCGAGAAGCTGGCCGAAGCGATTGCCATGGACCGAAAACGTTCGCCAGAACTACGTGCGATGGCGATCGTCGGCTTATCAGATCATGCCGACCAGTTCCAGAAGCAGCTCGAAATATTGAGCCAAGATTCTAATGAGGTCGTGCAGCGAGAAGCAAAACGCACGTTGGATTCCGAAATGGTTGCCAACCCAACGCCGCCAGACGACCTCGATCAATGGTTGACGCGAATCGCAGGCGTAGGAGACGTAGCGGCTGGTCGGCGAACGTTTCTTTCTTCGCAAGGTGGCTACTGCATTCGTTGCCACCGCTTTGATGGAAGTGGCGCCGATGTCGGGCCCGACCTGACTTACATCGGTCAGCGAATGACGAAGAAGAAACTGCTGGAATCGATCCTGCAGCCGAGCCGCGAGATCGCTCCGATGTACGTTCCCAAGGTGGTGCTGACCGATGACGGCCGCTTGCACATTGGCTATCCGATTACCGATCCGAAGGTGAACGAAAAGCGGCTCTTTGTCGACACGGCCGGTCAACGATTCGAGTTGGAACCCACCTCGATCGAAGAAGAAAAGGACTCGGACAAGTCGATCATGCCTGCCGGCTTCCAGCAAGTGCTGACGCCGGAAGAAATGCGTGACCTGATCGCCTTCCTGCTGGCGACACCGCAGTCGTAA
- the solA gene encoding N-methyl-L-tryptophan oxidase produces the protein MTTYDVAVIGIGGVGSSALYHLAKSGARVIGLDRFAPPHSLGSSHGQTRVIRMAYFEHPDYVPLLRQSYQAWYELEAASGRTLYFPTGVLQIGPESGEVIAGVRKSAEQHQLAIDSFSHEEISKAFPGLVPPENCVGLLERNAGYLLVSECIDAYLKLAVQLGAEMATNCPVHAWDKEADEFVLQTASGPTHAKQLVVCGGAWAQQLLADLNVPLTIFRKQLYWFDNQVPHYTTEASFPVFLFETAHGIYYGFPQIDAQGVKLARHDGGETIASAQAHSQTEDIADRQSVEEFVQTCMPQLSRNLTRHAACMYTMTPDQHFLVGSHPEQSGLHFAAGLSGHGFKFASALGQILCDLATTGQTASPIGFLSPNRFS, from the coding sequence ATGACCACATACGACGTTGCGGTGATCGGAATCGGCGGCGTCGGAAGTTCGGCGCTGTACCATTTGGCGAAGAGTGGTGCCCGTGTGATCGGTCTCGACCGGTTCGCACCTCCGCATTCGCTGGGTAGCTCGCACGGCCAAACCCGGGTGATTCGGATGGCCTACTTCGAGCACCCAGACTATGTCCCCCTGCTCCGTCAGTCGTACCAGGCCTGGTACGAATTAGAAGCGGCCAGCGGCCGCACGCTTTACTTCCCGACCGGTGTCTTGCAGATCGGTCCCGAATCAGGCGAAGTGATTGCCGGCGTCCGCAAAAGTGCCGAGCAGCATCAACTGGCGATCGACTCGTTTTCGCACGAAGAGATCTCGAAGGCATTTCCCGGCCTGGTTCCACCCGAGAACTGTGTCGGCCTCCTCGAGCGCAACGCTGGCTATCTGCTGGTGTCCGAGTGCATCGATGCCTACCTGAAATTGGCCGTTCAACTTGGTGCCGAGATGGCGACCAATTGCCCGGTTCATGCCTGGGATAAGGAAGCGGACGAGTTCGTCCTACAGACCGCCTCCGGGCCAACCCACGCGAAGCAGTTGGTGGTTTGCGGAGGGGCATGGGCGCAACAACTGCTCGCCGACTTAAACGTCCCGCTGACGATCTTCCGCAAGCAGCTTTACTGGTTTGACAATCAGGTTCCGCATTACACCACCGAGGCTTCATTCCCGGTGTTTCTCTTCGAAACGGCGCATGGGATCTATTATGGATTTCCTCAGATCGATGCGCAGGGTGTGAAGCTGGCCCGGCACGATGGAGGCGAAACGATCGCTTCTGCGCAAGCCCATTCGCAGACCGAAGACATCGCCGATCGTCAATCGGTCGAAGAGTTCGTGCAAACCTGCATGCCGCAGCTTTCGAGGAACCTGACACGCCATGCGGCCTGCATGTATACGATGACACCCGACCAACACTTCCTGGTTGGCTCGCATCCGGAGCAATCGGGCCTGCATTTCGCGGCAGGGCTCTCGGGACACGGATTCAAGTTTGCGTCTGCCTTGGGGCAGATTCTTTGCGACCTGGCCACGACCGGCCAAACGGCCTCGCCGATCGGCTTTCTTTCGCCAAACCGATTCTCGTAA
- a CDS encoding Wzz/FepE/Etk N-terminal domain-containing protein: MSQLQLPRQAQQYIQLLRAQWKLWVPVAVGCFLLAATYALIKPDEWKATQSVVLRDEAAGQLSGQGRFDSNDTLKAAQEMVVEVARNQAVLEATLQKVGPAPNHSSHGTWPSLSDIESLRKNVSVSPPNGAEFGTTEVLHLSVVSDNRERAIQLTSALCTELDKALKDIRNRRADSVIDELKDAEKLAQQELDKSTLALKAQETQVGSDLGELRSLNDATSGDGNLRNSWNQIKQQIRDGESDLAKLQEQLKILQEAQSDPEQLIATPNALLESQPALRRLKDGLVDAQLRTSQLMGKMSKDHPQVQSAMASEEEVRNKLRDELSIAVRGVQADIKLQQTQIKSISSQEEDVRKRLDALASIRATYANLVADVEKCSQVLRAAHEQLADAKANKLASETSSLITRIDLPTTGENPLGPGKTVIAGTGLLGGLALGIGLVVLLAPPENGQGRRWTDRLWGRRSTDTTTPAGGDRRAGSAPPQQAPPAQNANGASRGRRATDQVPQATYPEIDRRSGLDRRGVPTPDDRRAK, from the coding sequence ATGAGCCAGCTTCAGTTGCCTCGTCAGGCCCAACAATATATTCAATTGCTTCGCGCTCAATGGAAGCTGTGGGTCCCGGTGGCCGTTGGTTGTTTCCTGCTGGCCGCTACCTATGCGTTGATCAAGCCAGATGAATGGAAGGCGACCCAGTCGGTCGTTCTGCGTGACGAAGCCGCCGGTCAGCTCAGCGGCCAGGGACGTTTCGACAGCAACGATACCCTGAAAGCAGCGCAGGAAATGGTGGTCGAAGTGGCCCGTAACCAGGCCGTCCTGGAAGCCACATTGCAAAAGGTCGGCCCTGCTCCGAATCATTCCAGCCATGGCACCTGGCCATCGCTTAGCGATATCGAAAGTCTCCGCAAGAACGTTTCGGTCAGCCCACCCAACGGCGCCGAGTTCGGCACGACCGAAGTTTTGCATCTGTCGGTCGTGTCCGACAATCGCGAACGAGCCATTCAGTTGACCTCGGCGCTTTGCACAGAACTCGACAAGGCCCTGAAGGACATTCGTAATAGACGTGCCGATAGCGTGATCGATGAATTGAAAGATGCCGAGAAACTTGCTCAGCAGGAACTTGATAAGTCGACATTAGCGTTGAAGGCTCAAGAAACCCAAGTCGGTAGCGATCTGGGTGAACTTCGCAGCCTGAACGATGCCACCTCAGGCGATGGCAATCTGCGAAACTCGTGGAACCAAATCAAGCAGCAGATCCGCGATGGCGAATCGGATCTCGCCAAGCTTCAGGAACAACTCAAGATCCTGCAGGAAGCCCAAAGCGACCCTGAACAATTGATCGCGACGCCTAACGCATTGCTCGAAAGCCAGCCTGCCCTCCGTCGCTTGAAAGATGGCCTGGTCGACGCTCAACTTCGCACGTCGCAGCTGATGGGCAAGATGAGCAAGGACCATCCGCAGGTGCAATCGGCGATGGCTTCCGAAGAAGAAGTGCGTAACAAACTACGTGACGAGCTTTCGATCGCGGTCCGTGGCGTTCAAGCCGACATCAAGCTTCAGCAGACCCAGATCAAGTCGATCAGTTCGCAGGAAGAAGATGTCCGTAAACGCCTCGATGCGTTGGCTTCGATTCGTGCGACCTACGCCAACCTGGTTGCTGACGTTGAGAAATGCTCGCAGGTGCTTCGCGCCGCTCACGAACAACTGGCCGACGCGAAGGCGAATAAACTCGCTTCGGAAACTTCGAGCCTGATTACTCGCATCGACTTGCCAACGACCGGCGAAAACCCGCTGGGACCTGGCAAGACCGTCATCGCCGGCACCGGCTTGTTGGGTGGGCTGGCACTGGGCATTGGCCTGGTGGTCTTGTTGGCTCCGCCAGAAAACGGTCAGGGTCGCCGCTGGACCGATCGTTTGTGGGGACGTCGCTCGACCGACACCACGACGCCTGCCGGTGGTGATCGCCGTGCAGGGAGTGCACCTCCTCAACAGGCTCCTCCAGCGCAGAATGCCAATGGAGCTTCTCGCGGACGCCGAGCCACCGATCAGGTTCCTCAGGCAACCTATCCCGAAATCGACCGACGCAGCGGCCTCGATCGCCGTGGTGTGCCAACGCCAGACGATCGCCGAGCGAAATAA
- a CDS encoding undecaprenyl-phosphate glucose phosphotransferase produces MSNPLRQIQHKSTLLDGIYRVADAAAILFGLVLAVMSAGETPAGDHQLAGVVALAIYYVVAEFTGVYRNWRGVSTEREISCGALTWAISLGLLVVSATVVHYEHPLHRYTLVWWFLITPLLLTVSRMIIRTVLRWMLASGLNQHGVAIVGVNELGIQLAENIRDTPDLGMRVAGFYDDRPSERLPAIPANLGMRIGNLNDLVEAARRGEVHRIYITFPMRAETRIRNVLNHLGDTTASVYIVPDFFVFEILHSRWSDIRGLPVVSVYENPLLGVDGILKRVSDIILASFVLLLLSIPMALVALAVKLTSKGPVFFRQRRYGLDGQEILVWKFRSMTVCEDGPNVKQAQKNDSRLTPIGGFLRKSSIDELPQLFNVIGGTMSLVGPRPHASAHNEQYRKLIHHYMLRHKVKPGITGLAQVRGWRGETDTVEKMERRVQCDHEYIRTWSIWLDLRILFETVFVVLGRKNAY; encoded by the coding sequence ATGAGCAATCCACTTCGACAGATCCAACACAAATCGACCCTGCTCGACGGTATCTACCGCGTAGCGGATGCCGCCGCCATTTTGTTTGGCCTGGTCTTGGCCGTCATGAGCGCCGGCGAAACTCCGGCTGGCGATCATCAACTGGCAGGCGTGGTCGCCTTGGCGATCTATTACGTCGTGGCCGAATTCACCGGCGTCTATCGCAACTGGCGTGGTGTTTCGACCGAACGCGAAATCAGTTGCGGTGCGTTGACCTGGGCAATTTCGCTCGGGCTGCTCGTTGTTTCGGCGACTGTCGTTCACTACGAACATCCGCTGCATCGCTACACGCTGGTGTGGTGGTTCTTGATTACGCCACTCTTGCTGACCGTTTCGCGCATGATCATTCGTACCGTGCTGCGATGGATGCTTGCCAGCGGATTGAATCAGCATGGCGTGGCGATTGTTGGCGTGAACGAGCTTGGCATTCAGCTGGCTGAAAATATCCGCGATACCCCGGACCTCGGCATGCGTGTGGCTGGCTTCTACGACGATCGCCCTAGCGAACGATTGCCTGCCATTCCGGCTAACCTCGGCATGCGGATTGGCAACCTGAACGATCTGGTCGAGGCGGCTCGTCGGGGCGAAGTTCATCGAATCTATATCACGTTTCCGATGCGTGCCGAGACACGAATTCGCAACGTGCTGAATCACCTGGGCGATACGACCGCCTCGGTTTATATCGTGCCGGACTTCTTCGTGTTCGAGATTTTACACTCGCGCTGGTCCGATATCCGCGGACTGCCGGTGGTTAGTGTTTACGAAAACCCTTTGCTCGGCGTCGATGGAATCTTGAAGCGGGTGAGCGATATCATCCTGGCGTCATTCGTGCTGCTGTTGCTTTCGATTCCGATGGCACTGGTCGCCCTGGCCGTCAAGCTGACCTCGAAGGGCCCAGTCTTCTTCCGTCAGCGACGTTATGGTTTGGACGGCCAGGAAATTCTGGTGTGGAAATTCCGCAGCATGACCGTCTGTGAAGATGGCCCAAACGTGAAACAGGCGCAGAAGAACGACAGTCGACTCACACCGATTGGCGGGTTCCTGCGGAAGAGCTCGATCGACGAACTACCGCAGTTGTTCAACGTGATCGGTGGAACGATGTCGTTGGTGGGACCTCGGCCCCATGCTTCGGCCCACAACGAACAATATCGCAAACTGATCCATCACTACATGCTGCGGCACAAGGTGAAGCCTGGGATTACCGGGCTGGCCCAGGTTCGCGGCTGGCGTGGCGAAACCGACACCGTCGAAAAGATGGAACGTCGCGTTCAATGCGATCACGAATACATCCGCACGTGGAGCATCTGGCTCGACCTGCGAATCTTGTTCGAAACGGTCTTTGTCGTGCTGGGACGCAAAAACGCGTACTAA
- the holA gene encoding DNA polymerase III subunit delta, with protein sequence MANTVHAFDFLDAEETTIPSVCIVFGRDAFLRGLATEKVRQAVLGADTDVPYGKLAGNTVTWVDVADEVSTVSLFGSSGRRLAVVEDADPFVSRYRDELENFLEKKRPGGVLVLQVEKWAANTRLYKKCDATGLQIQCNPPEKKSGKKTSLDYDALAKWFVRRAKVEHDAKLNVGAANLLVEMLGTELGLIDQEIARLALFVDIHQPIDEALVTEQVHGGQLQEIWHLVDAAVEGKTADALLQLDRLFQAGEKPQKLYGQIAWSLRRFAAATRIYQRARRRGDAVSLRDALKEAGFPNWPKALEEAQRRLLALGQIRGGRLYRQLLELDLSLKGSHSHETRGRLALEKLVVSFSKALDPPRASNAR encoded by the coding sequence ATGGCAAATACGGTTCATGCTTTCGACTTTCTGGACGCCGAGGAAACGACGATTCCTTCGGTCTGCATTGTTTTCGGACGCGACGCCTTCTTGCGCGGACTGGCCACCGAGAAGGTTCGCCAGGCAGTCTTGGGGGCTGATACCGATGTTCCTTACGGCAAGCTTGCCGGCAACACCGTGACATGGGTCGATGTCGCCGATGAAGTCTCGACCGTCAGCTTGTTCGGCAGTTCCGGTCGCCGCCTTGCCGTGGTGGAAGACGCCGATCCATTCGTCAGCCGTTACCGCGACGAACTAGAAAACTTTCTCGAGAAGAAACGTCCAGGCGGCGTGCTGGTTCTTCAGGTCGAGAAGTGGGCCGCCAACACGCGTCTCTACAAAAAGTGCGACGCGACCGGTCTTCAGATTCAATGCAATCCACCTGAGAAGAAGTCGGGCAAGAAGACCTCGCTCGACTACGATGCCCTGGCCAAGTGGTTTGTGCGGCGTGCCAAGGTCGAACACGATGCCAAGTTGAACGTCGGCGCAGCGAACCTGTTGGTCGAGATGCTCGGCACGGAACTCGGTTTGATCGATCAAGAGATCGCCCGGCTCGCATTGTTTGTCGATATCCATCAACCGATCGACGAAGCGCTCGTTACCGAACAAGTGCATGGTGGCCAGTTGCAAGAGATCTGGCACCTGGTCGATGCGGCCGTCGAAGGGAAGACGGCGGATGCCTTGCTGCAACTCGACCGATTGTTCCAAGCCGGTGAGAAACCTCAGAAGCTGTACGGTCAGATCGCCTGGAGCCTGCGACGTTTTGCTGCCGCCACGCGTATCTATCAACGGGCACGTCGCCGCGGTGATGCCGTCAGCCTGCGAGATGCCTTGAAGGAAGCAGGCTTCCCGAACTGGCCCAAGGCGTTGGAAGAAGCCCAGCGTCGTCTATTGGCCCTGGGGCAAATTCGCGGGGGGCGACTCTACCGCCAACTGCTGGAGCTGGATCTCTCCCTGAAGGGAAGCCACTCGCACGAAACTCGTGGCCGACTGGCCTTAGAGAAGCTGGTGGTTTCGTTCTCGAAGGCCCTCGATCCACCGCGAGCTAGCAACGCTCGGTAG